From the genome of Haloarcula taiwanensis:
TCCGTCTACGTCGTCACCGGCGAGCGGGACCTGAACCCCCGCCGCGCCGAGCGGGCCGACATCCTCGTGATGACGCCGGAGAAGGCCGACTCGGCCACCCGGAAACACGAGACCAGCCGCTACTCCTTTATCACTGACGTGGACTGCTGTGTCATCGACGAGGTCCACCTGCTGGACTCGGACCGTCGCGGGGCGGTGCTCGAAGTCACCGTCTCGCGCCTGCGCCGGCTCTGTGACCCGCGTGTCGTGGCGCTGTCGGCGACGATGCCGAACATCGACGACGTGGCTGACTGGCTAGACGCTCCCGACGAGACCACCTTCGCCTTCGGTGAAAAGTACCGCCCGGTCCCACTCAACGCCGACGTGAAGACGTATTCCCACGGCGAGAACGCCTTCGCCGACAAGTACCGCCGGCTCTACCGGGCGCTGGACCTCGCCGAGCCACACATCCGCGAGGAGGGTCAGGCGCTCGTGTTCGTCTCCTCGCGGCAGGATACCGTCCAGGCCGCGAAGAAGGCCCGCGACGAAATTGTCGAGCGAGATATTCCGATGGGCGCACGCGGAGACTACGACTTCCACAACGACGCCGCGGACCTCTCGAACGACACGCTCCGCCAGTCCGTGCTCGACGGCGTCGGCTTCCACCACGCCGGCCTCGCGCGCGAGGACAAGAACCGAGTCGAGCAGTGGTTCAAGGAGGGCAAGATACAACTGCTCTTCTCGACGTCGACGCTGGCCTGGGGCGTGAACCTCCCCGCCCGCTGTGTCGTCATCCGCGACACCAAACTCCACGACCCGCTGGAGGGCGAGGTCGACATGAGCCCGCTCGACGTACTCCAGATGCTCGGCCGCGCGGGTCGGCCCGGCTACGACGACATGGGCTATGCCTGGGTCGTCTGCGACCGTTCGGACGCCGACAAGTACCGCCGCCTGCTCCGTGACGGCAAGGAGATCGAGTCCCGGCTGGCGGCCGAACTCGACGCCCACCTGAACGCCGAAATCGCGCTCGGCACCATCGACGACGTGGACGACGTAATGGAGTGGCTCGGGACCACGTTTTACTACGCCCGCTCGCAGTCGGCCCCCGACGAATATGACGCCGGCAGCGATCTCCGAAACCGGGTCAGCGATACGCTCTCGGCGCTTGTCGACGAGGGCTTCGTCGAGCAGGACGGCCTCAACGTCGAGCCGACGCGACTCGGCCAGCTCGCCTCGAAGTTCTACCTCCGGCTGTCGACCGCACGCCGGTTCGCGGACGTTGCCGAACGGTGTCAGGACGCCGCGGACCCGGATTCCGCTGTCTCTGTTGACGCGGACGACCTGCTGACCGCGGTGGCCGGCGCGACGGAGTTCGACAGCGTCAGCGCCCGCTCCGACGAGGAGGACGCTGTCCACGCGGTGCTGGGAGACAGTGTCGACGACAGTCTCGACGCCGGCCAGCGGAAGGTGCTTGCCATCCTCCGCTCGGGCATGACCGGGACGACGCCGACCGAACTCAAAAGCGACGCGTGGGTCATCCGCCAGAACGCCCTGCGCCTGCTCGCGGCGATGCGGGAGTTCGTCGACACGCTCGGGCCGGCTCGCTACGCGAACCTGGCCTGCCGGGTCGAGGCCCGCGTTGAACACGGCATCAGTGCCGACGCGGTGGGGCTGACCGCCATCGACGGCGTCGGCAGCGGTCGCGCGGGCAAGCTCGCCGCCGCGGGCCTGTCCTCGCCCGCCGAGGTGGTCGAAGCCGGCGAAGACGGCCTCGTCCGTGCCGGACTCTCCGAAGGCGTCGCCGAGCAAGTGCTGGCCAACGCCCGGGACCTTCCTGTTGTCTCCATCGACTGGGGTGAGTTCCCCGAGACCATCGCGCCCGGTGACAACGATATGCGGGAGGTGACGGTGAAAAACACTGGTGGCAGTGCCCGTGCGGGCCTGCGGGTCACTGTCAACGGGCGTGAGATGACCGCCAAACCGTCGTATCTCGGTGAAGCGACGCTTCCGGTGGCCGTCTTCGGCGCGGACGCGGACGAACTCACGTTCACCGTCGAGGTGGCGTTCCCCGCGTTGCCGCTCCCGACGATCACCGAAACCCGGTCAGTTCTCGTTCGGTAATCGCCGTTTCGACTCCTGCTCTGAAACACGATTAGAATGGCCGATAAAATTTATAAACACCTCTAAAAGCGTTACAGTGCTCTGTGAAACATCGCTGAAAGGTGCTGAAATCCGGTTAACATTCCGAAAAGAGCACGAATTCTCCCCAAGGGTCTGGCGTTTATATTTGGGTATGGGTTCTTACGAAGAACTGAGGAAGCCCACAATGTCCAGTGCATCGCCCTTCCGTTCCCCGATGGAAGCCGCCCCCAGTAGCGTCGCCCTCCGATCACTCGTTCGTCCCCTGCAATTCATCGCGTTCTGGCTGGCTATCGTTACGCCACTGGCATATCCGCCGCTACTGCTGGGCGGACTGGACAGTCAGAGCTTCCTCATCTTCGTGGGTGTCGTTGCCCTCAACATCTTCGGCCTCCTCGCGGGCCGCGGATACGGTGACCCCGCCTGACCTGGCCGGGTCTTTCCCCCCACACTGGCATTTCCTGCACGCCGTTCTGTGGCTCTTGAACTTCTGCGTACCGTACTAAAGTATTGCCTCTCGGTTTCTGGCTCAACTCTGTACCGGAGCGCCATACCGCTGCTTCTGCGTCTGTCATCTCTCACCTCCGCACAGACTCGCGGGCGTTACACACCGGTTAAAAGTACCTGTCGCAGCGACGCGGCATCGTCTGCGGTCTCGTGGACCATCGAGAGGTCCGTCTCGTCGCCGTCGCCGCGGAACCCGACGGTCGTCATTCCGGCGGCGACGGCGGCGCGTGCGCCCGCGGTGGAGTCCTCGACGGCCCAGCAGTCCTCGGGCGCAACGCCCAGTTCTGCCGCGCCCTGCTCGTAGATGTCTGGCTCCGGCTTCCCGGGGCCGTCGATGTCATTTGCACTGATGGCGACATCGAACTTCGAGAGGAGGTCGAAGCGTTCGTCGGCCACGTCGATCCAGGCCCATGGTGCGGAGGTCGTCAGCGCCAGTGCCACGCCGGCGTCCCGCAGGTCGTCGAGCAGTTCGTGTGCCCCGTCGAGGACGGTCGCTTTTTCGCCGTAAATCCGCTCGCCGTGCTCCTCGAACAGTCTCTCGAAGCCCTCGCGGCTGATTTCGAGGTCGTACTCGGCGTTCAGGTCCGGATACACCTCTCGGTAGTTCCGCCCGGTAATCGCGGACACCGGGATGTCGTCGTTCGGTGCGGTCGTCGGAAGGATATCCTCGCGCTGGGCACGGACCCAGTGGTCTTCAGACTGGACGAGGACGCCGTCCATATCGAAACAGACCGCAGCAGGCGGTTCACTCATTGCCTTGCTGTCACTCGGCGACGGCTTTGGCTGTTGTGACTCCGGCAGCGACGACCGCGCTATGAAACCCCGTCCACCGCCTGAGGATTTAAATACCGAAACCCGGCCAGCCCAGTCCATGCACGACGGAACCCGTGTGATTGCTGGTGAATGTACGACCGTTTTCGAGGGCGCGCGCGAGCGAGAGCAGCGCGGTGATGTCCTCGTCGTCGTTAAACCGGACAACACTGTTCTGGTTCACGATGCCGAAGGATATCAGCCGGTCGCGTGGCTCACGCGCGCTGAAAGCGTCACCATCGACAACGGAGCGGTGACCGCCCGCGACGGCGACGAACTCCTCCGGGTGGTCACTCACGAGGAACACGGCAGTGGCCGCTATCCGGCCTCGAACGCCGGCGTTCCGGTGCGCGACTGTCCCGACTGCGCCGGGACGCTGGTTCGCACCCGTAGCGAGGTTACCTGTACCGGCTGTGACGCCGCCTATGGGATTCCGAGCGATGCCGCGGTCACTGGCGGTCGGTGTGACGACTGCGGACTCCCGACGCTTCGAGTGGAACGTGGGCGGGCGTTCGAACTGTGTCTTGACCGGGAGTGTGACTCACTAGACGACGCCGTTATTGCGGCCTTTGACCGTGAGTGGAGCTGTCCTCACTGTGACGGCGACCTGCTGATTCTCCGCCGTGGTGGCCTGCTCGCCGGCTGTGAACACTACCCCGACTGTGACACCGGCTTCTCGATGCCGTCCGGCGTCGTCGTCGGTAACTGTGACTGCGGCCTGCCGCTGTTCGAAACCGCTGGCGGCACGCGATGTCTGGACAGTTCTTGCGCAGAACGGGAGTGAGCACTGACCCTCCGCATCCGCCCAACTCCGCTACCGGTTCGGACCCGCAGGGGCTTTGTCGTCGCGGGAGCCACGTCAGAGCATGGGACTAACGCTCGACGGTGATGTTGTCCGGGCCGGCTACGAGGCCCGCGAGCGGTTCTACGACTCGCGTGGCTACGGGAAGGTCCGCAACGGGGACCTCGACCTGGCCCCGGTGGAGGCCGCACACCTCCTTTACCGCGGAGATATCGAGAGCATCGACGGCATGGACTTCCGGGCGTTCCTCGGGTCGACGGCCGTTTCCGAGGTCGACTTCGCTGTCTACAAAGACCTCCGTGACCGCGGCTTCTACCTCACGCCGGCCCGCGAAGGGTGGGTCGACGACGCGTCGGGGGCGG
Proteins encoded in this window:
- a CDS encoding DEAD/DEAH box helicase; its protein translation is MAVAEVLPEFADAFPFEEFNRMQSAALPALLNRDDNVVVSAPTASGKTALAELAICKTLAEDGTALFLAPLRALTNEKESEWERFEDLGYSVYVVTGERDLNPRRAERADILVMTPEKADSATRKHETSRYSFITDVDCCVIDEVHLLDSDRRGAVLEVTVSRLRRLCDPRVVALSATMPNIDDVADWLDAPDETTFAFGEKYRPVPLNADVKTYSHGENAFADKYRRLYRALDLAEPHIREEGQALVFVSSRQDTVQAAKKARDEIVERDIPMGARGDYDFHNDAADLSNDTLRQSVLDGVGFHHAGLAREDKNRVEQWFKEGKIQLLFSTSTLAWGVNLPARCVVIRDTKLHDPLEGEVDMSPLDVLQMLGRAGRPGYDDMGYAWVVCDRSDADKYRRLLRDGKEIESRLAAELDAHLNAEIALGTIDDVDDVMEWLGTTFYYARSQSAPDEYDAGSDLRNRVSDTLSALVDEGFVEQDGLNVEPTRLGQLASKFYLRLSTARRFADVAERCQDAADPDSAVSVDADDLLTAVAGATEFDSVSARSDEEDAVHAVLGDSVDDSLDAGQRKVLAILRSGMTGTTPTELKSDAWVIRQNALRLLAAMREFVDTLGPARYANLACRVEARVEHGISADAVGLTAIDGVGSGRAGKLAAAGLSSPAEVVEAGEDGLVRAGLSEGVAEQVLANARDLPVVSIDWGEFPETIAPGDNDMREVTVKNTGGSARAGLRVTVNGREMTAKPSYLGEATLPVAVFGADADELTFTVEVAFPALPLPTITETRSVLVR
- a CDS encoding haloacid dehalogenase; the protein is MSEPPAAVCFDMDGVLVQSEDHWVRAQREDILPTTAPNDDIPVSAITGRNYREVYPDLNAEYDLEISREGFERLFEEHGERIYGEKATVLDGAHELLDDLRDAGVALALTTSAPWAWIDVADERFDLLSKFDVAISANDIDGPGKPEPDIYEQGAAELGVAPEDCWAVEDSTAGARAAVAAGMTTVGFRGDGDETDLSMVHETADDAASLRQVLLTGV
- a CDS encoding DUF91 domain-containing protein, yielding MHDGTRVIAGECTTVFEGAREREQRGDVLVVVKPDNTVLVHDAEGYQPVAWLTRAESVTIDNGAVTARDGDELLRVVTHEEHGSGRYPASNAGVPVRDCPDCAGTLVRTRSEVTCTGCDAAYGIPSDAAVTGGRCDDCGLPTLRVERGRAFELCLDRECDSLDDAVIAAFDREWSCPHCDGDLLILRRGGLLAGCEHYPDCDTGFSMPSGVVVGNCDCGLPLFETAGGTRCLDSSCAERE